A single window of Halobacterium jilantaiense DNA harbors:
- a CDS encoding NosD domain-containing protein, translating into MAARALAGALVLVLALLSVSLAVPASGGADREPVAFEDTFDLGLTGTTVQAVRERGLSVPRVQAFYSGYEYVVGYWGLTAFASEHARTGHDRQFGRTVAVYVTDFAGANVSLTDDGYLRATRHVAFAPADDTHVVVGSEARVPHGGAVAVPFSGRAAAAAFADEYGGEVVSWRDATDRLADSDRLSQDRFERRVDARSAWANDTVADARALRDRPTSIVVGEDAPTLAAALDAAPPNTTVELPPGTYDTDGVTVSKPVTVAGAGDDATTVRGDGNGSVVDVDADRVGLVDLRVEGVGDVGSRRSQLNESELDVSWSENVELAYGRGDAAVRLFGANESLVAGVRVETPSSGVIAVDSRATVVRDLDLNGTDTPEDGFMGVVAMYEPVVVEDSAFVGGRDGVYTHRADGVVVRDNRMREGRFGVHEMYTDGALVRNNTVRDANAGVIVMTRPTGNLVVGNDVRRSETGVSTAGSDSYFARNVVVDNGYGVAVLGLRSLLAENTVVGNDVGLRGEASLPTNLVTRNDVVDNGRPVSSRLGSLRVWTVGDTGNYWGALPGSADAATYDRPFRATGGVDGHIHDAPGAYTLARSPATSLLRAVQGSVPGLRSTGIVDTAPLTEPARPGVLAAARNTSEVRAS; encoded by the coding sequence ATGGCGGCCAGAGCCCTGGCGGGCGCGCTCGTCCTCGTGCTGGCGCTGCTGAGCGTCTCGCTGGCGGTGCCGGCCAGCGGCGGCGCGGACCGCGAGCCCGTCGCCTTCGAGGACACCTTCGACCTCGGATTGACCGGGACGACCGTTCAGGCGGTCCGCGAGCGCGGGCTCTCGGTGCCCCGGGTTCAGGCGTTCTACTCGGGCTACGAGTACGTCGTCGGCTACTGGGGGCTGACGGCGTTCGCGTCCGAGCACGCCCGCACCGGCCACGACCGCCAGTTCGGGCGCACCGTCGCCGTCTACGTCACGGACTTCGCCGGCGCGAACGTCTCCCTGACCGACGACGGCTACCTGCGGGCGACCCGCCACGTCGCCTTCGCGCCGGCCGACGACACCCACGTCGTCGTCGGGAGCGAGGCCCGCGTCCCCCACGGTGGCGCGGTCGCCGTGCCGTTCTCGGGGCGGGCCGCTGCCGCCGCGTTCGCCGACGAGTACGGCGGCGAGGTGGTGTCGTGGCGCGACGCCACCGACCGGCTCGCGGACAGCGACCGGCTCTCACAGGACCGCTTCGAGCGGCGGGTCGACGCGCGGTCGGCGTGGGCGAACGACACCGTGGCGGACGCCCGCGCGCTCCGTGACCGCCCGACCTCGATAGTCGTCGGCGAGGACGCGCCGACGCTCGCGGCCGCGCTCGACGCCGCGCCGCCGAACACCACCGTCGAACTGCCGCCCGGCACCTACGACACTGACGGCGTCACCGTCTCGAAGCCCGTCACGGTCGCGGGCGCTGGCGACGACGCCACCACCGTCCGCGGCGACGGCAACGGCTCCGTGGTCGACGTCGACGCCGACCGGGTCGGTCTCGTCGACCTCCGAGTCGAGGGCGTCGGAGACGTCGGCAGCCGCCGCAGCCAGCTGAACGAGTCGGAGCTGGACGTCTCGTGGTCGGAGAACGTCGAACTGGCGTACGGCCGCGGCGACGCCGCCGTGCGGCTGTTCGGCGCGAACGAGTCGCTGGTCGCCGGCGTCCGCGTCGAGACGCCGTCCAGCGGCGTCATCGCCGTCGACAGCCGCGCAACCGTCGTCCGCGACCTCGACCTGAACGGCACCGACACGCCCGAGGACGGCTTCATGGGAGTCGTTGCGATGTACGAGCCGGTGGTCGTCGAGGACAGCGCGTTCGTCGGCGGCCGCGACGGCGTCTACACTCACCGCGCCGACGGCGTCGTCGTGCGGGACAACCGCATGCGCGAGGGCCGGTTCGGCGTCCACGAGATGTACACGGACGGCGCGCTCGTCCGGAACAACACGGTCCGCGACGCGAACGCGGGCGTCATCGTGATGACGCGGCCGACCGGCAACCTCGTCGTCGGCAACGACGTCCGGCGCTCGGAGACCGGCGTCTCGACAGCGGGCAGCGACTCGTACTTCGCGCGGAACGTCGTCGTCGACAACGGCTACGGGGTCGCCGTCCTCGGCCTGCGGTCGCTGCTCGCGGAGAACACCGTCGTCGGCAACGACGTCGGGCTGCGCGGCGAGGCGTCGCTGCCGACGAACCTCGTGACGCGCAACGACGTGGTGGACAACGGCCGCCCGGTGTCGAGCCGGCTCGGGTCGCTGCGCGTCTGGACCGTCGGCGATACCGGGAACTACTGGGGGGCGCTGCCCGGCAGCGCCGACGCCGCCACCTACGACCGGCCGTTCCGCGCGACCGGCGGCGTCGACGGCCACATCCACGACGCTCCCGGAGCGTACACGCTCGCTCGCTCGCCGGCGACGAGCCTGCTGCGGGCCGTCCAGGGCTCCGTGCCGGGGCTGCGGTCGACCGGCATCGTTGACACTGCGCCACTGACCGAGCCGGCACGCCCCGGCGTGCTCGCGGCCGCTCGGAACACCTCGGAGGTGCGCGCGTCGTGA
- a CDS encoding nitrous oxide reductase accessory protein NosL has product MSRERHNEHDRTHTMTDHNHHDECGHSHREASDSRGVSRRRILGATATAVAATGGLAGCLSGGDGSGEAPEPVTLDESDSCDVCGMVVPNHPGPTSEIFYADEEPAGHANPARFDSTWEAFQFDFARQDDGWSREAFYVTDYSAVDYEVFEDGGDTLVSTHPEADAFAEAESVTFVVGSEVVGAMGRDLLGFGGESDAEAFQSEYGGDLAEFGDIDESTVASLGM; this is encoded by the coding sequence GTGAGTCGCGAACGCCACAACGAGCACGACCGCACCCACACCATGACCGACCACAATCACCACGACGAGTGCGGGCACAGCCACCGCGAGGCCAGCGATTCTCGCGGCGTCTCGCGGCGGCGCATCCTCGGTGCGACCGCCACGGCCGTCGCCGCCACCGGTGGCCTCGCCGGCTGCCTCTCCGGGGGCGACGGGAGCGGCGAGGCACCCGAGCCGGTGACCCTCGACGAGTCCGACAGCTGCGATGTCTGCGGGATGGTCGTCCCAAACCACCCCGGGCCGACCAGCGAAATCTTCTACGCCGACGAGGAGCCCGCGGGGCACGCCAACCCCGCGCGCTTCGACTCGACGTGGGAGGCCTTCCAGTTCGACTTCGCGCGTCAGGACGATGGCTGGAGCAGGGAGGCGTTCTACGTCACCGACTACTCGGCCGTCGACTACGAGGTCTTCGAGGACGGCGGCGACACGCTCGTCTCCACGCACCCGGAGGCCGACGCGTTCGCAGAGGCCGAGTCCGTGACGTTCGTCGTCGGCTCGGAGGTCGTCGGCGCGATGGGACGGGACCTCCTCGGATTCGGCGGCGAGAGCGACGCCGAAGCGTTCCAGTCCGAGTACGGCGGCGACCTCGCGGAGTTCGGCGACATCGACGAGTCCACCGTCGCCTCCCTCGGGATGTAG
- the hisB gene encoding imidazoleglycerol-phosphate dehydratase HisB: MTDRAAAVTRETAETEVEVTLDLDGDGESTVDTGVGFFDHMLASFAKHGLFDLTARCDGDLEVDDHHTVEDVGIALGDAFDEAVGDKRGIERFADRRVPLDEAVASVVVDISGRPLYRFDGEFSQSEVGGLTSHMATHFWRSFATNAGVTLHCEVTGENAHHEIEALFKGVARTLDDATRVDERRAGETPSTKGEL, translated from the coding sequence ATGACAGACCGCGCGGCCGCGGTGACGCGGGAGACGGCCGAGACCGAGGTGGAGGTCACGCTCGACCTCGACGGGGACGGCGAGAGCACGGTCGACACGGGCGTCGGGTTCTTCGACCACATGCTGGCGTCGTTCGCGAAACACGGACTGTTCGACCTGACGGCGCGCTGCGACGGCGACCTGGAGGTCGACGACCACCACACCGTCGAGGACGTGGGCATCGCGCTGGGGGACGCCTTCGACGAGGCCGTGGGCGACAAGCGCGGCATCGAGCGGTTCGCGGACCGCCGCGTGCCGCTGGACGAGGCGGTGGCGTCGGTCGTCGTGGACATCTCCGGCCGGCCGCTCTACCGGTTCGACGGCGAGTTCAGCCAGAGCGAAGTCGGCGGGCTGACGAGCCACATGGCCACGCACTTCTGGCGGAGTTTCGCGACGAACGCGGGCGTCACGCTGCACTGCGAGGTCACGGGCGAGAACGCCCACCACGAGATAGAGGCGCTGTTCAAGGGCGTCGCGCGGACGCTCGACGACGCGACCCGCGTGGACGAGCGCCGGGCGGGCGAGACGCCGTCGACGAAGGGCGAGCTCTGA
- the hisA gene encoding 1-(5-phosphoribosyl)-5-[(5-phosphoribosylamino)methylideneamino]imidazole-4-carboxamide isomerase produces the protein MTFESFAVVPAVDMQDGEVVQLVQGERGTERTYGDPVEAATRWVDEGADTLHLVDLDGAFEGARANADAVDSILDATDVSVQVGGGIRTAEDAVDLLDRGVDRVILGTAAVQNPDIVGEVAAEYGDGVMVSLDAKGGEVVVEGWTEGTGVDPIEAAERYVDLGAAAILFTDVDVEGRQEGVRTEPVRELAERVDIPVIASGGVATVDDVRSLRDAGAAGVVVGTALYEGSFTLEEAQRAVE, from the coding sequence ATGACCTTCGAGTCGTTCGCGGTCGTGCCCGCCGTCGACATGCAGGACGGGGAAGTCGTCCAGCTCGTTCAGGGGGAGCGCGGGACGGAACGGACGTACGGCGACCCCGTGGAGGCCGCAACTCGGTGGGTCGACGAGGGCGCGGACACGCTCCACCTCGTGGACCTCGACGGCGCGTTCGAGGGCGCTCGCGCGAACGCCGACGCCGTCGACAGCATCCTCGACGCGACCGACGTCTCCGTGCAGGTCGGGGGCGGCATCCGGACCGCCGAGGACGCCGTCGACCTGCTGGACCGGGGCGTCGACCGCGTCATCCTCGGGACCGCCGCCGTCCAGAACCCCGACATCGTCGGCGAGGTAGCCGCCGAGTACGGCGACGGCGTGATGGTGAGCCTCGACGCGAAGGGCGGCGAGGTCGTCGTCGAGGGGTGGACCGAGGGCACCGGCGTGGATCCCATCGAGGCCGCCGAGCGCTACGTCGACCTCGGCGCGGCCGCCATCCTGTTCACGGACGTGGACGTGGAAGGCCGCCAAGAGGGCGTCCGCACCGAGCCCGTCCGCGAACTCGCCGAGCGCGTCGACATCCCCGTGATAGCGAGCGGCGGCGTCGCCACCGTCGACGACGTGCGCTCCCTCAGGGACGCGGGGGCCGCCGGCGTCGTCGTCGGCACCGCGCTCTACGAGGGGTCGTTCACGCTCGAAGAAGCGCAGCGAGCAGTGGAGTAA
- the fer2 gene encoding ferredoxin Fer2, with protein sequence MPTVEYLNYETLDDQGWDMDDDDLFEKAADAGLDDEDYGSLEVAQGEYILEAAEAQGYDWPFSCRAGACANCASIVKEGDIDMDMQQILSDEEVEEKNVRLTCIGSPAADEVKIVYNAKHLDYLQNRVI encoded by the coding sequence ATGCCGACCGTAGAATACCTCAACTACGAGACTCTGGACGACCAGGGCTGGGACATGGACGACGACGACCTCTTCGAGAAGGCTGCCGACGCCGGCCTCGACGATGAGGACTACGGCTCCCTGGAAGTCGCACAGGGCGAGTACATCCTCGAAGCGGCCGAGGCGCAGGGCTACGACTGGCCGTTCTCGTGCCGCGCCGGTGCCTGTGCGAACTGCGCGTCCATCGTCAAGGAGGGCGACATCGACATGGACATGCAGCAGATCCTCAGCGACGAGGAGGTCGAGGAGAAGAACGTTCGCCTGACCTGCATCGGCTCGCCGGCCGCCGACGAGGTCAAGATCGTCTACAACGCGAAGCACCTCGACTACCTGCAGAACCGCGTCATCTAA
- a CDS encoding prepilin peptidase, translating into MDASIPDLLRLVAVPALGWAAIRDVSTRRVPNDLWGPLAFLGLLLLLWDGFVALGQPGAFTPFVVRAAFSLLFVIPLAYGFWYVGGFGGADARAFMVLAVLFPTYPYYQVAGSAFPEVQTTLGVFSLTILTNTVLIGLAYPLVLGLRNAFAGEFSVVMFVGRRVAVDDLPEVHGSLLEDGSGFTRNGLDLDALRMYLRWRGLTLSDLRVDPELRDPDTLPDEPNEPTDGAVVTDGSGDPWGAAAFLDDIDHSAYGTTPAQLREGLDLVADREDVWVTPGVPFLVPLFVGLVVALTFGDVLFYVLDAFGVAA; encoded by the coding sequence GTGGACGCTTCGATACCGGACCTCCTGCGGCTCGTTGCCGTGCCGGCGCTCGGCTGGGCCGCGATACGCGACGTGAGCACGCGCCGCGTGCCGAACGACCTCTGGGGCCCGCTCGCGTTCCTCGGCCTGCTCCTGTTGCTGTGGGACGGCTTCGTCGCGCTCGGCCAGCCGGGCGCGTTCACGCCGTTCGTCGTGCGGGCGGCGTTCAGCCTCCTGTTCGTGATTCCGCTCGCGTACGGCTTCTGGTACGTCGGCGGGTTCGGCGGTGCCGACGCTCGCGCGTTCATGGTGCTCGCGGTGCTGTTCCCGACGTACCCCTACTATCAGGTGGCGGGCTCGGCGTTCCCCGAGGTCCAGACCACGCTGGGCGTCTTCTCCCTGACGATTCTGACGAATACCGTCCTCATCGGGCTGGCGTACCCGCTCGTGCTCGGCCTGCGGAACGCGTTCGCCGGTGAGTTCTCGGTCGTGATGTTCGTCGGGCGTCGGGTCGCGGTCGACGACCTCCCCGAGGTCCACGGCAGCCTCCTCGAGGACGGCAGCGGCTTCACGCGGAACGGGCTCGACCTCGACGCGCTCCGCATGTACCTCCGGTGGCGCGGCCTGACGCTGTCGGACCTCCGCGTGGACCCCGAACTCAGGGACCCCGACACGCTCCCCGACGAGCCGAACGAGCCGACCGACGGCGCTGTCGTCACGGACGGGAGCGGCGACCCCTGGGGCGCGGCCGCGTTCCTCGACGACATCGACCACTCCGCCTACGGCACGACGCCCGCCCAGCTCCGGGAGGGACTCGACCTGGTCGCCGACCGCGAGGACGTCTGGGTGACGCCCGGCGTCCCGTTCCTGGTGCCGCTGTTCGTCGGTCTCGTCGTCGCGCTCACGTTCGGCGACGTGCTGTTCTACGTCCTGGACGCGTTCGGCGTCGCGGCCTGA
- the hisI gene encoding phosphoribosyl-AMP cyclohydrolase, with amino-acid sequence MEFDVDLDFGGAGSTDGGDGLVTVVAQDADSGDVLMLAYATREAVAKTAETGRAHYYSRSRDELWEKGATSGNTQAVEEIRVDCDGDALLYLVDQSGGACHTGYESCFHRTLDGDVVGEKVFDPEETY; translated from the coding sequence ATGGAGTTCGACGTCGACCTCGACTTCGGGGGTGCCGGCAGCACGGACGGCGGCGACGGCCTCGTCACCGTGGTCGCGCAGGACGCCGACAGCGGCGACGTGCTGATGCTCGCGTACGCCACCCGCGAGGCCGTCGCGAAGACCGCTGAGACGGGGCGGGCGCACTACTACTCGCGGTCCCGGGACGAACTCTGGGAGAAGGGCGCGACCAGCGGCAACACCCAAGCCGTCGAGGAGATTCGCGTGGACTGCGACGGTGACGCACTGCTGTATCTAGTCGACCAGTCCGGCGGTGCCTGTCACACCGGCTACGAGTCCTGTTTCCACCGCACGCTCGACGGCGATGTCGTCGGTGAGAAAGTGTTCGACCCCGAGGAGACGTACTAG
- the alaS gene encoding alanine--tRNA ligase: MSDLESAYRLDYFEEEGFARKECVECGAHFWTRDDTRETCGEPPCEDYQFIDDPGFGEEYSLTEMREEMLSYFEREGHDRIDPYPVAANRWRDDVLLTQASIYDFQPHVTSGESPPPANPLVVSQPCIRMQDIDNVGKTGRHTMAFEMLGHHAFNADEGTDYAYDGEVYWKDQTVEYCEGLLEEVGVPLDEVTFIEDPWVGGGNAGPAFEVIYRGLELATLVFMSLELDPDGEYEMKDGNTYAEMDRRVVDTGYGVERWTWMSQGTPTVYEAVYPETIDFLKEQAGIEHTDEEADLVHRASKLSGNLDIDEIDDMDTARAAVADELGVDADYLTELVEPLEDIYAIADHSRVLAYMFGDGIVPSNVGTGYLARMVLRRTKRLVDDVGADVPLDELVDMQAERLGYENRDSIRSIVRSEVEKYAETLERGGRRVEQLAEDYAERGEPVPTDELIELYDSHGIQPDMVADIAAEVGAEVDAPDDFYSLVAARHDEGDGGTATAGDEDERLGDLPNTETLYYDDAYRSEFEAVVLDVFERENEDGEAAYDVVLDQTMFYPEGGGQPADTGTLSTDDRTVDVVDVQKRGDVVLHRTDESPGKGEFVRGQIDVERRRRLMAHHTATHVVVHAAREVLGEHVRQAGAQKGTDSSRIDISHYERLDRETTKEIERVANDIVTSNTSVQREWPNRNEAEEKYGFDLYQGGIPTGENIRLVHVAEDVQACGGTHVDRTGEIGSIKILNTERVQDGVERITFAAGAAAVERVQSMEDDLLAAADILDVTPSEVPETAERFFTEWKERGKTIEDLKEQLAEARASGGSTGEEVDVAGTTAVVQRVDGDMDELRATANALVDGGKVAVVGSGADGAQFVVAVPDGVPVNAGEVVGELAGMVGGGGGGPADFAQGGGPDSDALDDALERAPDVLADVASAE; this comes from the coding sequence ATGAGCGACCTCGAATCCGCCTACCGCCTCGACTACTTCGAGGAGGAGGGGTTCGCCCGGAAGGAGTGCGTGGAGTGCGGCGCTCACTTCTGGACCCGGGACGACACCCGAGAGACCTGCGGCGAACCGCCCTGTGAGGACTACCAGTTCATCGACGACCCCGGCTTCGGCGAGGAGTACTCGCTGACGGAGATGCGCGAGGAGATGCTGTCGTACTTCGAGCGCGAGGGCCACGACCGCATCGACCCCTACCCCGTCGCGGCGAACCGCTGGCGGGACGACGTGCTGCTCACGCAGGCGTCCATCTACGACTTCCAGCCACACGTCACGTCCGGCGAATCCCCGCCGCCCGCGAACCCGCTGGTCGTGAGCCAGCCCTGCATCCGGATGCAGGACATCGACAACGTCGGGAAGACCGGCCGGCACACGATGGCCTTCGAGATGCTCGGCCACCACGCGTTCAACGCCGACGAGGGCACCGACTACGCCTACGACGGCGAGGTGTACTGGAAGGACCAGACCGTCGAGTACTGCGAGGGGCTCCTCGAAGAAGTCGGCGTCCCGCTCGACGAGGTCACGTTCATCGAGGACCCGTGGGTCGGCGGCGGCAACGCCGGCCCCGCCTTCGAGGTCATCTACCGGGGCCTCGAACTGGCGACGCTCGTCTTCATGAGCCTCGAACTGGACCCGGACGGCGAGTACGAGATGAAAGACGGGAACACGTACGCGGAGATGGACCGCCGCGTCGTCGACACCGGCTACGGCGTCGAGCGCTGGACGTGGATGAGCCAGGGCACGCCGACCGTCTACGAGGCCGTCTACCCCGAGACCATCGACTTCCTCAAGGAGCAGGCGGGCATCGAGCACACCGACGAAGAGGCCGACCTCGTCCACCGCGCGTCGAAGCTCTCCGGGAACCTCGACATCGACGAGATCGACGACATGGACACGGCGCGCGCCGCGGTCGCCGACGAACTCGGCGTCGACGCCGACTACCTCACCGAACTCGTCGAACCGCTCGAAGACATCTACGCTATCGCCGACCACTCCCGCGTCCTCGCGTACATGTTCGGGGACGGCATCGTGCCGTCGAACGTCGGCACCGGCTACCTCGCGCGCATGGTGCTGCGCCGCACCAAGCGCCTCGTCGACGATGTGGGCGCGGACGTGCCGCTCGACGAACTCGTCGACATGCAGGCCGAACGCCTCGGCTACGAGAACCGCGACTCCATCCGGAGCATCGTGCGCTCGGAGGTCGAGAAGTACGCCGAGACCCTCGAACGCGGCGGCCGCCGGGTCGAGCAGCTCGCCGAGGACTACGCCGAGCGCGGCGAACCCGTCCCGACCGACGAGCTCATCGAGCTCTACGACTCCCACGGCATCCAGCCGGACATGGTCGCCGACATCGCGGCCGAGGTCGGTGCCGAGGTCGACGCCCCCGACGACTTCTACTCGCTGGTGGCGGCCCGCCACGACGAGGGCGACGGCGGGACGGCGACCGCCGGCGACGAGGACGAGCGGCTCGGTGACCTCCCGAACACGGAGACGCTGTACTACGACGACGCCTACCGCTCCGAGTTCGAGGCCGTCGTCCTCGACGTTTTCGAACGCGAGAACGAGGACGGCGAGGCCGCCTACGACGTGGTGCTCGACCAGACGATGTTCTACCCGGAGGGCGGCGGTCAGCCCGCCGACACCGGGACGCTGTCGACCGACGACCGCACCGTCGACGTGGTCGACGTCCAGAAGCGCGGCGACGTGGTCCTCCACCGGACCGACGAGAGCCCCGGGAAGGGCGAGTTCGTGCGCGGCCAGATCGACGTCGAGCGCCGCCGCCGGCTGATGGCCCACCACACCGCCACACACGTCGTCGTCCACGCCGCCCGCGAGGTGCTCGGCGAGCACGTCCGGCAGGCCGGCGCGCAGAAGGGCACGGACTCCTCGCGCATCGACATCTCGCACTACGAGCGCCTCGACCGTGAGACCACGAAGGAGATCGAGCGCGTCGCCAACGACATCGTCACGTCGAACACGAGCGTACAGCGCGAGTGGCCGAACCGAAACGAGGCCGAGGAGAAGTACGGCTTCGACCTCTATCAGGGCGGTATCCCGACCGGGGAGAACATCCGGCTCGTCCACGTCGCCGAGGACGTGCAGGCGTGCGGCGGGACGCACGTCGACCGCACGGGCGAAATCGGCTCCATCAAGATTCTGAACACGGAGCGCGTCCAGGACGGCGTCGAGCGCATCACGTTCGCCGCGGGCGCGGCCGCCGTCGAGCGCGTGCAGTCGATGGAGGACGACCTGCTCGCGGCCGCCGACATCCTCGACGTGACGCCGTCGGAGGTCCCCGAGACCGCCGAGCGGTTCTTCACCGAGTGGAAGGAACGCGGGAAGACCATCGAGGACCTCAAAGAACAGCTCGCCGAGGCCCGTGCGTCCGGCGGCAGCACCGGCGAGGAAGTCGATGTCGCCGGGACGACCGCCGTCGTGCAGCGCGTGGACGGCGACATGGACGAACTTCGCGCGACCGCGAACGCACTGGTCGACGGCGGGAAGGTCGCCGTCGTCGGGTCCGGCGCTGACGGCGCGCAGTTCGTCGTCGCCGTGCCCGACGGCGTCCCCGTGAACGCGGGCGAGGTCGTCGGCGAACTCGCGGGGATGGTCGGCGGCGGCGGTGGCGGCCCCGCCGACTTCGCGCAGGGCGGCGGCCCCGACAGCGACGCGCTGGACGACGCGCTGGAGCGAGCGCCGGACGTGCTCGCCGACGTCGCGAGCGCCGAGTAA
- a CDS encoding outer membrane protein assembly factor BamB family protein → MGSRRCSRRALLTSVGAAAATAAAGCTAPTKTTQSTTRSRSSESDSDAPDPDLSLSGDDRWATYGYDGGHTGYNPDASSVGDTAVSVWESGVDGIYTLREPAVADGRLFVGSKQTMWAFDAATGEDEWKTYLGGMAHHFAPTHRDGTLYTVSKQGAGVDTGASGAVQALSASSGGKLWSTSVPATSTVAHDGSRLYVAAKENGAGYVRALDPESGDRGWRFDVPDADRSSVTGTPAHADGVVYVTATLTGGDGSTSGRLYALDASDGSVAWSVGTPGALDVAPVVTGDRVFAAARDGTVHAFTLAGDTAWTADTGASIYSRPTHADDRLFVVTVGDVVALDAGGEEAWRAGSERTQMTGATVADDTLYVGGEPLFALDTATGDVRFDLPVDEYHGAYGAPVAAGDALFVGVCIKDQMGARYDNYVRAYT, encoded by the coding sequence ATGGGTTCCCGACGATGCTCCCGACGCGCCCTCCTCACCAGCGTCGGCGCGGCCGCCGCGACGGCCGCAGCGGGCTGTACCGCGCCGACGAAGACCACGCAGTCGACGACGCGCTCCCGGTCGAGCGAGAGCGACAGCGACGCGCCAGACCCGGACCTGTCGCTGTCCGGCGACGACCGGTGGGCGACCTACGGCTACGACGGCGGACACACGGGCTACAACCCCGACGCGTCGTCGGTCGGCGACACCGCCGTCTCCGTCTGGGAGTCGGGCGTCGACGGCATCTACACGCTCCGCGAGCCGGCGGTCGCGGACGGCCGGCTGTTCGTCGGGAGCAAGCAGACGATGTGGGCGTTCGACGCGGCCACCGGCGAGGACGAGTGGAAGACCTACCTCGGCGGGATGGCACACCACTTCGCGCCCACCCACCGAGACGGGACGCTGTACACCGTCTCGAAGCAGGGGGCTGGCGTCGACACCGGCGCGTCGGGGGCCGTGCAGGCGCTCAGCGCCAGCTCCGGTGGGAAGCTGTGGTCGACGTCGGTGCCGGCGACGTCGACGGTCGCCCACGACGGCAGCCGGCTGTACGTCGCCGCCAAGGAGAACGGCGCGGGGTACGTCCGCGCGCTCGACCCGGAGTCCGGGGACCGCGGCTGGCGGTTCGACGTCCCTGACGCCGACCGGAGTTCCGTCACCGGCACCCCGGCGCACGCCGACGGTGTCGTCTACGTGACCGCGACCCTGACCGGTGGCGACGGGTCGACGAGCGGCCGACTGTACGCGCTCGACGCCAGCGACGGGAGCGTGGCGTGGTCGGTCGGCACGCCCGGTGCGCTCGACGTGGCACCGGTCGTGACCGGCGACCGCGTGTTCGCCGCAGCCCGCGACGGCACTGTCCACGCGTTCACGCTCGCCGGCGACACCGCGTGGACCGCCGACACTGGTGCGTCGATATACTCGCGGCCGACGCACGCCGACGACCGGCTGTTCGTCGTGACGGTGGGCGACGTGGTCGCGCTGGACGCGGGCGGCGAGGAGGCGTGGCGCGCCGGCAGCGAGCGCACCCAGATGACGGGCGCGACCGTCGCCGACGACACGCTCTACGTCGGCGGCGAACCGCTGTTCGCGCTCGACACGGCGACCGGCGACGTGCGCTTCGACCTCCCGGTCGACGAGTACCACGGGGCGTACGGCGCGCCCGTCGCGGCCGGCGACGCCCTGTTCGTCGGCGTCTGCATCAAGGACCAGATGGGTGCCCGATACGACAACTACGTCCGTGCCTACACGTAG